The following proteins are co-located in the Mauremys reevesii isolate NIE-2019 linkage group 23, ASM1616193v1, whole genome shotgun sequence genome:
- the LOC120389385 gene encoding uncharacterized protein LOC120389385 yields the protein MITAPGEGQFAQLSAVVSPQSLHGVPGRGAAGRGLSLASGSHLALRFNSFSLKAVTKLVGERRHSEERVLLYRRAERGHRPAGLASPSPAPPRSTSARAERESCSGARNRPGTAAGLAPQPETAAVPWLQHVNLHLAPQCKARLHPGESAPISVGSGQGWVRANVPEVRLPVGPGVSTGVGEKGRSLLQVSHVAPTTPGGTQS from the exons ATGATAACAGCTCCCGGCGAAGGACAGTTTGCACAGTTATCTGCAGTGGTTTCTCCTCAATCTTTGCACGGAGTCCCTGGCCGGGGCGCTGCCGGGCGTGGGCTGAGCCTCGCTAGCGGCTCCCATCTGGCCCTTCGGTTTAACAGCTTTTCCCTCAAG gctgtaACCAAGCTCGTGGGCGAGCGCCGGCACTCTGAGGAACGGGTGCTGCTCTACAGGAGGGCAGAGCGTGGGCACCGGCCGGCTGGCTTAGCAAGCCCGAGCCCTGCTCCACCAAGATCGACTTCAGCCAGGGCGGAGCGGGAGTCCTGCAGCGGGGCTAGAAACCGGCCTGGAACAGCAGCTGGCCTCGCTCCTCAGCCCGAGACGGCAGCAGTTCCTTGGCTTCAGCACGTCAATCTGCACCTGGCTCCTCAGTGCAAGGCCAGACTCCACCCTGGTGAGTCGGCCCCAATTTCAGTGGGGTCTGGCCAGGGATGGGTTCGAGCCAATGTGCCAGAAGTCAGGCTCCCGGTCGGTCCTGGGGTCTCTACAGGGGTTGGCGAAAAAGGAAGGAGCCTTTTGCAGGTCAGTCACGTGGCACCAACTACACCAG GGGGTACTCAGAGCTAA